GCCGCCGTTTCGACCGAGTAGCATACGGCGCGCATACGGGCGACCATGCGATCTATCCGGATTGCCGGCCGGAATTCGCGCGTGCTCTCGGCAATGCAATCCGGCTGGCGGATTGGCATCCGGTCGATTTGCATTGCCCGTTCATCGAGATGATGAAAGCGGAAATCGTCAAACTGGGCGCATCGCTGAACGTCGATTTTTCGGCGACTTGGTCGTGCTACGAGGAGGGCGAAACGCATTGCGGCAAGTGCGGCACGTGTTTCGAACGGCAAGAGGCATTTTCGCTGGCCGGCGTTTTGGATCCGACCGTCTATCAAGATCCGCGGCCGCGGCCAGCTTTCGGATCCGCTTAAGGGAAGCGGCTGGGACACCGGGGGCGGTCTGTTCGCGACGCGGCCGCTTTTTCCGGCATCATTGCGACCCGAGGTCGACGATCTTGCCATTCCGTTTGGCCACGATGAAGACATTCTTCTTCGACTCGGCGCCGAATAATTCGGCAAGGACGTAGAGCGGCCGGGCGTCGAGGAAATTGACGCTTTGAATTTGGTCTCCTTTCTGAAGGCCCCATTTCGCTGCAACGCCGTCAGGCTGCACGTCGGCCACGACCGACGTATTTTCATCGTCGCTCAATTCGGGTCCGTCGTCCGACAATTGCACGATCTTTACGCCAAGCTGTTGCGAGAAATTATCCGATTGATCGGTTGCCGCGAGCTGCGCAAGCGCGAACATCGTGAAGACCGACTTGTTCGAATCATCGTCGACCGCCTCGACGAGCGCTGCGACGCCGCCCTTGTCTTCTCCGGCGCGGCACAGCCTCATACCTTGAAAATAGGCGCACTCGCCTTCCGCTTTGGCACTATCTTTGGTTTTTGTTGCCGCGTCCCAAAACTCCTCCGCAGAAATTTTTCCGCTCAGGAACAGCACGACCTTATCGCGCCACTCCGTGCGGCCTGTCGATGCGTTCCACTCATTGACCAGCCGGTCAACCGCGTCACGCGGTGCGTCCGAATTCAAGGACAGGAGCATGAGCGGAATGCG
Above is a window of Pirellulales bacterium DNA encoding:
- the queC gene encoding 7-cyano-7-deazaguanine synthase QueC, which encodes MKSIVVFSGGLDSTVLLHQLLAAGDTVAAISVDYGQRHRRELEHAKAIAGRLGVDWQLANLSAICPFIAASSQTSASIAVPHGHYAEESMKQTVVPNRNMIMLSVAAGWAISRRFDRVAYGAHTGDHAIYPDCRPEFARALGNAIRLADWHPVDLHCPFIEMMKAEIVKLGASLNVDFSATWSCYEEGETHCGKCGTCFERQEAFSLAGVLDPTVYQDPRPRPAFGSA
- a CDS encoding PDZ domain-containing protein — translated: LAEPTPGLTDRSRVYLNRGLLDMCLADYAQAEKDFSLATGFTQLRIPLMLLSLNSDAPRDAVDRLVNEWNASTGRTEWRDKVVLFLSGKISAEEFWDAATKTKDSAKAEGECAYFQGMRLCRAGEDKGGVAALVEAVDDDSNKSVFTMFALAQLAATDQSDNFSQQLGVKIVQLSDDGPELSDDENTSVVADVQPDGVAAKWGLQKGDQIQSVNFLDARPLYVLAELFGAESKKNVFIVAKRNGKIVDLGSQ